The following proteins come from a genomic window of Daphnia carinata strain CSIRO-1 chromosome 8, CSIRO_AGI_Dcar_HiC_V3, whole genome shotgun sequence:
- the LOC130704023 gene encoding protein phosphatase 1 regulatory subunit 3C-B-like isoform X1 has product MSWVNRNPIQYTPCVVITSSPLIVKTYHSESRHFQISDRESPKGRRRRKVMQLDVEMYLAASPPLFVSPLMGPLDVSTGRSAFRRQPFTSSYRVRQPATTISSLTNGINNLDFDFSNMTLSPALMRSAAASESIGRRSVPLASRHNRSTSVVVNAPLRSCLVVRTDADSSSSELASEPSSPVSEDAAEPMSPTKTKKHVVFADDKGLSLTQVKMMTEPSDCPPRWTAEFLEQVTGGASAEVTADRWELTFAQPACDYLDFRSRLDKQNLSLENVLVQEADQQLIGTVKVKNLSFSKQVTIRVTFDNWASQTDVEATFVPSGLQGATSLSAINLFDTFSFKILIPAVVPSNRIQFCIRFKSDAGEFWDNNMGKNYVVIKPVIESMKIGTNPSVGGNKLGFINGLTTDNRRSLTGKYSDLMSANSKIDYWADFASWNHLVNDSPYW; this is encoded by the coding sequence ATCGAGAATCGCCAAAAGGACGTCGAAGACGGAAAGTCATGCAATTGGATGTGGAAATGTATCTCGCTGCTAGTCCACCGCTTTTCGTCAGTCCTCTGATGGGTCCGTTAGATGTCAGCACCGGTCGTTCTGCTTTCCGTCGTCAACCTTTTACATCGTCTTATCGCGTCCGCCAACCCGCAACAACTATCAGCTCATTGACGAACGGAATCAACAATCTCGATTTTGATTTTAGCAATATGACGCTGTCACCTGCCCTAATGAGAAGCGCAGCTGCTTCCGAATCGATTGGCAGGCGTAGCGTCCCTCTCGCCTCACGTCACAATCGTAGCACATCGGTCGTCGTTAACGCTCCGCTTCGATCCTGTCTAGTTGTCCGTACTGATGCGGATTCGTCATCAAGTGAACTTGCTTCGGAGCCATCCTCGCCCGTCAGTGAGGATGCGGCCGAACCGATGTCGCCCACCAAAACCAAGAAGCATGTCGTGTTTGCCGATGATAAAGGACTCTCTCTGACGCAAGTCAAGATGATGACCGAGCCCAGCGATTGCCCGCCACGATGGACTGCCGAATTTCTAGAACAGGTGACGGGTGGTGCCTCTGCAGAAGTCACAGCTGATCGCTGGGAATTGACATTTGCCCAGCCTGCTTGCGATTATCTGGACTTCCGATCGCGTCTCGACAAGCAAAATTTATCGCTGGAGAACGTCCTAGTCCAGGAGGCGGACCAGCAATTGATTGGCACCGTCAAAGTCAAGAATCTGTCGTTTTCCAAACAAGTGACGATCCGAGTAACATTCGATAACTGGGCGTCACAGACGGACGTGGAGGCTACATTCGTGCCCAGTGGACTTCAAGGTGCGACTTCGCTGTCAGCCATCAACCTGTTCGACAccttttcattcaaaatctTGATTCCAGCAGTGGTGCCATCTAATCGTATCCAATTCTGCATCCGTTTCAAGAGCGACGCTGGTGAATTCTGGGACAATAACATGGGCAAAAATTACGTCGTTATCAAACCCGTCATTGAATCTATGAAGATTGGAACGAATCCAAGTGTAGGCGGAAATAAATTGGGGTTCATCAATGGCTTGACGACAGACAACAGGCGATCACTTACCGGCAAATACTCTGATTTGATGTCGGCCAATTCCAAGATCGACTATTGGGCCGATTTTGCCAGCTGGAATCATTTAGTCAACGATTCCCCGTATTGGTGA
- the LOC130704023 gene encoding protein phosphatase 1 regulatory subunit 3C-B-like isoform X2, whose translation MQLDVEMYLAASPPLFVSPLMGPLDVSTGRSAFRRQPFTSSYRVRQPATTISSLTNGINNLDFDFSNMTLSPALMRSAAASESIGRRSVPLASRHNRSTSVVVNAPLRSCLVVRTDADSSSSELASEPSSPVSEDAAEPMSPTKTKKHVVFADDKGLSLTQVKMMTEPSDCPPRWTAEFLEQVTGGASAEVTADRWELTFAQPACDYLDFRSRLDKQNLSLENVLVQEADQQLIGTVKVKNLSFSKQVTIRVTFDNWASQTDVEATFVPSGLQGATSLSAINLFDTFSFKILIPAVVPSNRIQFCIRFKSDAGEFWDNNMGKNYVVIKPVIESMKIGTNPSVGGNKLGFINGLTTDNRRSLTGKYSDLMSANSKIDYWADFASWNHLVNDSPYW comes from the coding sequence ATGCAATTGGATGTGGAAATGTATCTCGCTGCTAGTCCACCGCTTTTCGTCAGTCCTCTGATGGGTCCGTTAGATGTCAGCACCGGTCGTTCTGCTTTCCGTCGTCAACCTTTTACATCGTCTTATCGCGTCCGCCAACCCGCAACAACTATCAGCTCATTGACGAACGGAATCAACAATCTCGATTTTGATTTTAGCAATATGACGCTGTCACCTGCCCTAATGAGAAGCGCAGCTGCTTCCGAATCGATTGGCAGGCGTAGCGTCCCTCTCGCCTCACGTCACAATCGTAGCACATCGGTCGTCGTTAACGCTCCGCTTCGATCCTGTCTAGTTGTCCGTACTGATGCGGATTCGTCATCAAGTGAACTTGCTTCGGAGCCATCCTCGCCCGTCAGTGAGGATGCGGCCGAACCGATGTCGCCCACCAAAACCAAGAAGCATGTCGTGTTTGCCGATGATAAAGGACTCTCTCTGACGCAAGTCAAGATGATGACCGAGCCCAGCGATTGCCCGCCACGATGGACTGCCGAATTTCTAGAACAGGTGACGGGTGGTGCCTCTGCAGAAGTCACAGCTGATCGCTGGGAATTGACATTTGCCCAGCCTGCTTGCGATTATCTGGACTTCCGATCGCGTCTCGACAAGCAAAATTTATCGCTGGAGAACGTCCTAGTCCAGGAGGCGGACCAGCAATTGATTGGCACCGTCAAAGTCAAGAATCTGTCGTTTTCCAAACAAGTGACGATCCGAGTAACATTCGATAACTGGGCGTCACAGACGGACGTGGAGGCTACATTCGTGCCCAGTGGACTTCAAGGTGCGACTTCGCTGTCAGCCATCAACCTGTTCGACAccttttcattcaaaatctTGATTCCAGCAGTGGTGCCATCTAATCGTATCCAATTCTGCATCCGTTTCAAGAGCGACGCTGGTGAATTCTGGGACAATAACATGGGCAAAAATTACGTCGTTATCAAACCCGTCATTGAATCTATGAAGATTGGAACGAATCCAAGTGTAGGCGGAAATAAATTGGGGTTCATCAATGGCTTGACGACAGACAACAGGCGATCACTTACCGGCAAATACTCTGATTTGATGTCGGCCAATTCCAAGATCGACTATTGGGCCGATTTTGCCAGCTGGAATCATTTAGTCAACGATTCCCCGTATTGGTGA